From one Henningerozyma blattae CBS 6284 chromosome 1, complete genome genomic stretch:
- the TBLA0A03430 gene encoding sugar porter family MFS transporter: protein MSFKEADLERASTITPVELQDSYSEKEDHDEKEYYTDNDCIQTPVIEIPKKPASAYISVCIMCVMVAFGGFILGWDTGTIGGFESHTDFLRRFGSTNKNGEHYLSKVRTGLLTSMFNVGCSIGSFFLGRLGDMYGRRIGLIIATTIFIVGTIIQVASVKAWYQYMIGRIVAGVGCGVIAMLSPMLISEVSPKHLRGAMVSCYQLMVTMGIFLGYCANYGTKRYSNSVQWRVPEGLQFAWALFMISAMLFVPESPRYLVEKNKIEEAKRSIAKSNKVSPDDPAVVREVDEIKIAVDRERAEGEAGWSEMLDTKTKVFQRVVNGIMLLALQQLTGCNYFFFYGTLIFKAVGLEDGYETAIVFGVVNFFSTFIALYVVDKFGRRACLLWGAAGMTCCMVVFASVGVTRLWPKGKNAGITSQGAGNCMICFSCFFIFCFATTWAPVPFVIISESFPLKVKAKGMALATVSNQMWNFCIGFFTPFIAGAIDFYYGYVFMGCLVFSYFYVFFFVPETKGMVLEDINVMWEEGTLPWKSANWVPPSERGADYDVDAMANDDTPAWKKLIGK from the coding sequence atgtcATTTAAAGAAGCAGATTTAGAAAGGGCTTCTACAATCACACCTGTGGAACTCCAAGATTCATACTCTGAGAAGGAAGATCATGAcgaaaaagaatattacaCTGATAATGATTGTATACAAACCCCAGTAATAGAAATTCCAAAAAAGCCTGCCTCAGCATACATCTCAGTATGTATAATGTGTGTTATGGTAGCCTTTGGTGGCTTTATTTTGGGTTGGGATACTGGTACCATTGGTGGTTTTGAATCTCATACTGATTTCTTAAGAAGATTTGGttcaacaaataaaaatggtgAACATTACTTATCCAAAGTTAGAACAGGTTTGCTAACTTCCATGTTCAATGTCGGTTGTTCTATCGGGTCCTTCTTTTTGGGTCGTTTAGGTGATATGTATGGTCGTCGTATCGGTTTAATCATTGCTACAACTATTTTTATCGTAGGTACTATTATCCAAGTGGCTTCAGTCAAAGCTTGGTATCAATATATGATCGGTAGAATTGTTGCTGGTGTAGGTTGTGGTGTTATTGCCATGTTATCACCAATGTTGATTTCTGAAGTCTCACCAAAACATTTAAGAGGTGCTATGGTGTCTTGTTATCAATTAATGGTCACTATGGGTATTTTCTTAGGTTACTGTGCAAACTACGGTACCAAGCGCTACAGTAACTCTGTTCAATGGAGAGTTCCAGAAGGATTACAATTTGCTTGGGCTCTATTTATGATTAGTGCTATGCTCTTCGTTCCAGAATCTCCAAGATATTTAGTCGAGAAAAACAAGATCGAAGAAGCTAAACGTTCTATTGCCAAGTCCAACAAGGTTTCGCCAGATGATCCTGCTGTCGTTAGAGAAgttgatgaaattaaaattgcTGTTGACAGGGAAAGAGCTGAAGGTGAAGCTGGGTGGAGTGAAATGCTGGACACCAAGACTAAAGTTTTCCAAAGAGTAGTTAATGGTATCATGCTATTAGCTTTACAACAATTGACTGGGTGTAActacttcttcttttaCGGTACTTTGATTTTCAAGGCTGTTGGGCTGGAAGATGGTTACGAAACTGCTATTGTTTTCGGTGTTGTTAATTTCTTCTCAACATTTATTGCCTTATATGTGGTTGATAAATTTGGTAGAAGAGCTTGTTTGCTATGGGGTGCTGCTGGTATGACTTGCTGTATGGTTGTCTTTGCTTCAGTTGGTGTTACTAGATTATGGCCAAAAGGTAAGAATGCCGGTATTACATCTCAGGGTGCCGGTAACTGTATGATTTGCTTCTCCtgtttcttcattttctgtTTTGCTACAACTTGGGCCCCAGTTCCATTTGTTATCATCTCCGAATCTTTCCCATTGAAGGTCAAGGCCAAGGGTATGGCTTTAGCTACTGTTTCCAACCAAATGTGGAACTTCTGTATTGGTTTCTTCACGCCATTTATTGCTGGAGCAATTGATTTCTACTATGGTTACGTATTTATGGGATGCTTGGTATTTTCTTACTTTTATGTCTTCTTCTTTGTTCCGGAAACAAAAGGTATGGTTTTGGAAGATATTAATGTTATGTGGGAAGAAGGTACTTTACCATGGAAATCTGCTAATTGGGTCCCACCAAGCGAAAGAGGTGCAGATTATGATGTTGATGCTATGGCAAATGATGATACGCCTGCTTGGAAGAAATTAATCGGTAAGTAA
- the TBLA0A03440 gene encoding sugar porter family MFS transporter gives MCVMVAFGGYISGWASGTIGGFESHTDFLARFGSTSGSGKRYLSKVRTGLLTSMFNVGQAIDCFFLGRIGDMYGRRFGIIVASIIFIVGTVIQIVSVKAWYQYMIGRIVAGLGCGLIAILSPMLISEVSPKHMRGAMVSCYQLMITLGILLGYGSNYGTKRYDDSRQWRVPLGLQFAWCLFLVGAMLFVPESPRFLIEKGRYKDGKRSIAKSNKVSPDDPAVIMEADEIQAAIDRERAEDEATWGDLLDTKHKILQRVINGIMLLALQQLTGCNYFFYYGTIIFKAVGLEDGYETAIIFGVVNFFSTFVALYLVDRFGRRACLLWGAAGMTCCMVVFASVGVSRLWPKGKKAGITSQGAGNCMIVFSCFFLFCFATSWAPVAFVIISESFPLKVKAKGMALAIVSNQMWNFCIGFFTPFITGAINFAYGYVFVGCLVFAWFYVFFFVPETKGMVLEDVNVMWEEGVLPWKPASWVPPSDRDATYDVNAMANDYQPVWKKMFGK, from the coding sequence ATGTGTGTTATGGTGGCCTTTGGTGGTTACATTTCTGGTTGGGCTTCTGGTACCATTGGTGGTTTCGAATCTCATACTGATTTCTTAGCTAGATTTGGTTCTACCAGTGGTTCTGGTAAGCGTTATTTGTCCAAGGTTAGAACTGGTTTATTGACTTCCATGTTCAATGTTGGTCAAGCCATTGATTGTTTCTTCTTAGGTAGAATTGGTGATATGTATGGCCGTCGTTttggtattattgttgCTTCTATAATCTTTATTGTTGGTACTGTTATTCAAATTGTCTCTGTTAAGGCTTGGTACCAATATATGATTGGTAGAATTGTTGCTGGTCTAGGTTGTGGTTTGATTGCCATTTTGTCTCCTATGTTGATTTCTGAAGTTTCTCCAAAACATATGAGAGGTGCCATGGTTTCTTGTTACCAATTGATGATCACTTTAGGTATCCTCTTGGGTTACGGTTCCAATTATGGTACTAAGAGATATGATGATTCTCGCCAATGGAGAGTTCCATTAGGTTTACAATTTGCTTGgtgtttatttttagttgGCGCTATGTTATTCGTCCCAGAATCTCCAAGATTTTTGATTGAAAAAGGTAGATATAAAGATGGTAAACGTTCTATTGCCAAGTCCAACAAGGTTTCTCCAGATGACCCAGCTGTCATTATGGAAGCTGATGAAATCCAAGCTGCCATTGATAGAGAAAGAGCAGAAGATGAAGCCACTTGGGGTGATTTATTGGATACTAAACACAAGATTTTACAAAGAGTTATTAATGGTATTATGTTACTAGCTTTACAACAATTGACAGGTTGTAACTATTTTTTCTACTACGGTACAATTATCTTCAAAGCTGTCGGTTTAGAAGATGGTTATGAAACTGCCATTATATTCGGTGTtgttaatttcttttcaacTTTTGTTGCCCTATACTTGGTTGATAGATTTGGTAGAAGAGCTTGTTTGCTATGGGGTGCTGCTGGTATGACTTGCTGTATGGTTGTCTTTGCTTCAGTTGGTGTTTCTAGATTATGGCCAAAAGGTAAGAAGGCTGGTATTACATCTCAAGGTGCCGGTAACTGTATGATTGTTTTCAGTTGTTTCTTCTTATTTTGTTTCGCTACTTCCTGGGCTCCAGTTGCTTTCGTCATTATCTCTGAATCTTTCCCATTGAAGGTCAAGGCCAAGGGTATGGCTTTAGCTATTGTTTCCAACCAAATGTGGAACTTCTGTATCGGTTTCTTCACTCCTTTCATCACTGGTGCCATTAACTTTGCCTATGGTTACGTTTTCGTGGGCTGTCTAGTATTTGCCTGGTTCTATGTCTTCTTCTTTGTCCCAGAAACTAAAGGTATGGTTTTGGAAGATGTTAACGTCATGTGGGAAGAAGGTGTATTGCCATGGAAACCCGCTTCATGGGTTCCTCCAAGTGATAGAGATGCCACCTATGACGTAAATGCCATGGCTAATGATTATCAACCGGTCTGGAAGAAGATGTTtggtaaataa
- the TBLA0A03420 gene encoding sugar porter family MFS transporter, producing MTALVETLEPGYSNSQDTDVGVFSNISGKEADDIKEDSLDLQESSQELVIPKKPASAYVTVSLVCIMIAFGGFIPGYDTGTIGGFESHTDFLRRFGSLRKDGTHYLPRVRAGLLTAMQNIGQACGCFFLGRVGDLYGRRIGIVFATTIFIVGTIIQIASVKAWYQYMIGRIVAGVGCGLFPVLCPMLISEVSPKHLRGALVSCYQLMVTMGIFLGDCTNYGTKVYHDSRQWRIGLGLQFAWALFLITAMLFVPESPRYLIEKGRLEDAKRSLAKSNKVSADDPAIIVEADHIQAAIAKEEAEGKAAWRDLLDTKHFILQRVLNSIMVLALQQLTGANYFFYYGTTIFKAVGLQDGYQTAIVFGVVNFFSTFIALYVVEKAGRRTGLLWGAAAMICCMCVFASVGVTRLWPEGKKAGISSKGAGNCMIVFSCFFIFCFATTWAPIAHVIIAESFPLRVKSKGMALATVSNQLWNFCVGFFTPFIAGAINFYYGYVFMGCLVFSWFFVFFFIPETKGMVLEDINVMWEEGTLPWKSANWVPPSERGADYDVNAMANDDQPVWKKCLVSSLANHHLFLRL from the coding sequence ATGACAGCCCTGGTTGAAACTTTGGAACCAGGCTATTCAAATTCCCAAGATACCGATGTTGGGGTATTTTCAAACATTTCTGGTAAAGAAGCTGATGATATCAAAGAGGATTCCCTAGATTTACAGGAATCTAGTCAAGAGCTTGTGATCCCAAAAAAACCTGCATCTGCATATGTTACAGTTTCTCTTGTCTGTATTATGATTGCGTTCGGTGGCTTTATCCCTGGTTATGATACTGGTACTATTGGTGGTTTTGAATCTCATACTGATTTCTTAAGAAGGTTTGGTTCTTTACGTAAAGATGGTACACATTATCTACCAAGAGTAAGAGCTGGTTTATTGACAGCTATGCAAAACATTGGTCAAGCCTGTGGCTGCTTTTTCTTAGGCCGTGTTGGTGATTTGTATGGCCGTCGTATTGGTATTGTTTTTGCTACCACTATTTTTATCGTTGGTACCATTATTCAAATTGCATCTGTCAAAGCTTGGTATCAATATATGATCGGTAGAATTGTTGCCGGTGTAGGTTGTGGTCTGTTCCCTGTGCTGTGCCCAATGTTAATTTCTGAAGTCTCACCAAAACATTTAAGAGGAGCTTTAGTTTCTTGCTATCAATTAATGGTCACTATGGGTATTTTCTTAGGTGATTGTACTAATTACGGTACCAAGGTTTACCATGACTCTCGTCAATGGAGAATTGGTCTAGGTTTACAATTTGCTTGGGCTTTATTCTTAATCACTGCCATGCTTTTCGTTCCAGAATCTCCaagatatttaattgaaaaaggtAGATTAGAAGATGCTAAACGCTCATTAGCTAAATCAAACAAAGTATCCGCAGATGATCCAGCAATTATCGTAGAGGCAGACCACATTCAAGCCGCTATTGCTAAAGAAGAAGCTGAAGGTAAAGCTGCTTGGCGTGATCTTTTAGATACAAAACACTTCATCTTGCAAAGAGTTTTGAACAGTATTATGGTTTTAGCTTTACAACAATTGACTGGAGctaattatttcttctacTACGGTACTACCATTTTCAAGGCTGTTGGGTTACAAGATGGTTACCAAACAGCCATTGTTTTCGGTGTTGTTAACTTCTTCTCAACCTTTATTGCTCTGTATGTTGTTGAAAAGGCTGGTAGAAGAACTGGTCTATTGTGGGGTGCTGCTGCTATGATATGTTGTATGTGTGTCTTTGCTTCTGTCGGTGTCACTAGATTATGGCCAGAAGGTAAGAAAGCTGGAATTTCATCAAAAGGTGCTGGTAACTGTATGATTGTCTTCTCTtgtttcttcattttctgtTTTGCTACTACTTGGGCCCCAATCGCTCACGTTATTATTGCCGAATCTTTCCCATTAAGAGTTAAAAGTAAAGGTATGGCTTTGGCTACAGTTTCAAATCAATTGTGGAATTTCTGTGTTGGTTTTTTCACTCCATTTATTGCGGGAGCAATTAATTTCTACTACGGTTATGTTTTCATGGGATGTTTGGTATTTTCTTGGTTCTTcgttttcttctttattcCAGAAACAAAAGGTATGGTTTTGGAAGATATTAATGTTATGTGGGAAGAAGGTACTTTACCATGGAAATCTGCTAATTGGGTCCCACCAAGCGAAAGAGGTGCAGATTATGATGTTAACGCTATGGCTAATGATGACCAACCAGTATGGAAAAAATGTTTGGTAAGTAGTTTAGCcaatcatcatctttttcttcGCTTATAA
- the TBLA0A03450 gene encoding sugar porter family MFS transporter, with product MSEVAYNEDVGSSGSGIEHTDIESVHSNRFQKEDDMKQDFDDMENSLDDTPQAIEIPKQPKSAYITVCLTCIMVAFGGFINGWDIGTIGGFVAQTDFLERFGSRHSDGTAYLSKVRTGLLVSIFNVGCAIGSVTLGRLGDIYGRRLGLIMATAIFVVGVVIEIASIDKWYQYFIGRIIAGIGMGVIAVLSPMLISEVSPKDMRGAMVSCYQLMITMGIFLGDCCNYGTKTYSDSTQWRVGLGLQFAWCLCMVGGMMFVPESPRYLVEKGKLEEAKRSVATSNKLTVDDPAVISEVEEIQIAVEKERAEGEAGWGELFQTHNKVFQRVIMGVAVLGLQQLTGANYFFYYGTTVFKSVGLEDGFQAAIVFGVVNFVSTFVALSVVDKFGRRTCLLFGAAGMICCMCVFASVGVTRLWPDGKDAGVSSKGAGNCMIVFSCFFIFCFATSWAPIPFVIISESFPLRVKAKGMALGTVSNQMWNFCIGFFTPFITGAIDFYYGYVFLGCLVFCWFYVFFFVPETKGLQLEDVNVMWEEGVLPWKSASWVPPSQRSADYDVDAMANDDQPVFKKMFGRH from the coding sequence atGTCCGAAGTTGCTTACAACGAAGACGTGGGCTCTAGCGGCTCTGGTATTGAACATACCGATATTGAATCTGTTCATTCCAACAGATTCCAAAAAGAAGATGACATGAAACAAGATTTCGATGACATGGAAAACTCCTTGGACGATACTCCACAAGCCATTGAAATCCCAAAGCAACCTAAATCCGCTTACATCACTGTTTGTTTGACCTGTATTATGGTTGCTTTCGGTGGTTTCATTAACGGTTGGGATATTGGTACTATTGGTGGTTTCGTTGCCCAAACTGATTTCTTGGAAAGATTTGGTTCCAGACACTCTGATGGTACTGCTTACTTATCCAAGGTTAGAACTGGTTTATTGGTTTCCATTTTCAATGTTGGTTGTGCTATTGGTTCTGTCACTTTAGGTCGTCTTGGTGATATCTACGGTCGTCGTTTAGGTTTAATTATGGCCACTGCTATCTTTGTTGTTGGTGTTGTTATTGAAATTGCTTCTATTGACAAATGGTACCAATACTTCATTGGTAGAATTATTGCTGGTATTGGTATGGGTGTTATTGCTGTCTTGTCTCCTATGTTGATTTCCGAAGTCTCTCCAAAGGACATGAGAGGTGCTATGGTTTCCTGTTACCAATTGATGATTACCATGGGTATTTTCTTGGGTGATTGTTGTAACTACGGTACCAAGACTTACTCTGACTCTACTCAATGGAGAGTTGGTCTAGGTTTGCAATTTGCCTGGTGTTTATGTATGGTCGGTGGTATGATGTTTGTTCCAGAATCTCCAAGATACTTGGTTGAAAAAggtaaattagaagaagcCAAGCGTTCTGTTGCCACTTCCAACAAATTAACTGTCGATGATCCAGCTGTTATTTCTGAAGTTGAAGAAATCCAAATTGCTGTTGAAAAGGAAAGAGCTGAAGGTGAAGCTGGTTGGGGTGAATTGTTCCAAACTCACAACAAGGTTTTCCAAAGAGTCATCATGGGTGTTGCTGTCTTAGGTTTACAACAATTGACTGGTGCTAACTATTTCTTCTACTATGGTACTACTGTTTTCAAGTCTGTTGGTTTAGAAGATGGTTTCCAAGCTGCTATTGTTTTTGGTGTTGTTAACTTCGTTTCTACCTTTGTTGCCTTGTCTGTCGTTGATAAGTTTGGTAGAAGAACCTGTTTGTTATTCGGTGCCGCTGGTATGATCTGTTGTATGTGTGTTTTTGCTTCAGTTGGTGTTACTAGATTATGGCCAGATGGTAAAGATGCCGGTGTTTCATCCAAGGGTGCTGGTAACTGTATGATTGTCTTCTCTtgtttcttcatcttctgtTTTGCCACTTCATGGGCTCCAATTCCATTCGTCATTATCTCTGAATCTTTCCCATTGAGAGTCAAGGCCAAGGGTATGGCTTTGGGTACTGTTTCCAACCAAATGTGGAACTTCTGTATTGGTTTCTTCACTCCATTCATCACTGGTGCCATTGATTTCTACTACGGTTACGTTTTCTTAGGTTGTTTAGTCTTCTGTTGGTTCTACGTTTTCTTCTTTGTCCCAGAAACCAAGGGTTTACAATTGGAAGATGTCAATGTTATGTGGGAAGAAGGTGTCTTACCATGGAAGTCTGCTTCTTGGGTCCCACCATCTCAAAGAAGTGCTGACTACGATGTCGATGCCATGGCTAACGATGATCAACCAGTCTTCAAGAAGATGTTCGGTAGACATTAA
- the TBLA0A03410 gene encoding sugar porter family MFS transporter (similar to Saccharomyces cerevisiae HXT6 (YDR343C) and HXT1 (YHR094C); ancestral locus Anc_5.395) codes for MSSLVDTVAEIENGIQEGPVGKRIGNELENDNFSTTPESDSEIKTDYSAKDAKDKDNFSENDADEDTVSHIALPKKPASAYIAVSIICVMIAFGGYIPGYDTGTIGGFESHPDFKRRFGSRNKSGVYYLSKVRAGLLTATQNLGQACGVFFLGRVGDLYGRRIGIAFAASIFIAGVIIEIASIHAWYQYMIGRIVSGLGCGLFAVLCPMLISEVAPKHLRGALVATYQLMVTMGIFLGYCSNYGTQYYDDSRQWRIPLGLQFAWALFLITAMVFVPESPRYLIENGRFEDAKRSIGRSNRVNPDDPAVIYEAEYIQVAIEKEREEGKAKWKDLLDVEHKILQRVINGIAVMGLQQLTGANYFFYYGTLLFHTVGMKNGYEGAIIIGTVNFFSTFIGLYIIERFGRRTCLLWGCAGMICCMVVFASVGVTRLWPEGKNAGISSKGAGNCMIVFTSFFLFCFAATWGPVPHVIIAESFPLRVKAKCMALATVSNQLWNFCIGFFTPFITGSINFYYGYVFLGCLCLAWLYVFFLVPETKGLILEDVNVMWEEGVLAWKSANWVPPSQREADYDINAMATDDKPIWKRMFGK; via the coding sequence ATGTCATCGCTAGTAGATACTGTCGCCGAAATAGAGAATGGTATTCAGGAAGGTCCTGTTGGAAAAAGAATTGGTAACGAACTCGAAAATGACAACTTTTCAACAACTCCAGAATCAGATTCTGAAATAAAAACAGATTATTCCGCCAAAGATGCAAAAGATAAGGATAATTTCAGCGAAAATGATGCCGATGAAGATACTGTATCTCATATCGCTCTTCCAAAGAAACCAGCATCCGCTTATATTGCTGTAAGTATTATTTGTGTAATGATTGCATTTGGTGGTTATATTCCCGGTTATGATACTGGTACTATTGGTGGGTTTGAATCGCATCCCGATTTTAAGAGGAGATTTGGTTCAAGAAATAAAAGTGgtgtatattatttgtcCAAGGTTAGAGCTGGGTTATTAACTGCAACACAGAATCTTGGTCAAGCATGTGgtgtttttttcttgggTCGTGTCGGTGATTTGTATGGTCGTCGTATTGGTATTGCTTTTGCAGCTTCCATTTTTATCGCCGgtgttattattgaaattgcTTCTATTCATGCCTGGTATCAGTATATGATTGGTAGAATTGTCTCAGGTCTAGGTTGTGGTTTATTCGCAGTTTTGTGCCCTATGTTAATTTCTGAGGTGGCTCCAAAACATTTAAGAGGTGCTTTAGTTGCAACATATCAATTAATGGTCACAATGGGTATTTTCCTAGGTTATTGTTCTAATTATGGTACACAGTACTATGACGATTCGAGACAATGGAGAATTCCATTAGGTTTACAATTTGCTTGGGCTTTGTTCTTAATCACTGCTATGGTCTTCGTTCCAGAATCTCCAAGATATTTGATTGAAAATGGTAGATTTGAGGATGCAAAGCGTTCGATTGGTAGATCTAATAGAGTAAACCCTGATGATCCAGCTGTTATTTATGAAGCTGAATATATCCAAGTTgctattgaaaaagaaagagaaGAAGGTAAGGCAAAATGGAAAGATCTTTTAGATGTGGAACATAAAATTCTACAAAGAGTGATTAATGGTATTGCTGTAATGGGTTTACAACAATTGACCGGTGctaattatttcttctacTATGGTACACTTCTATTCCACACTGTAGGTATGAAGAACGGTTATGAAGGtgcaattattattggtactgtcaatttcttttccaCTTTTATTGGattgtatattattgaaagatttGGTAGAAGAACATGTTTATTATGGGGTTGTGCCGGTATGATCTGTTGTATGGTTGTCTTTGCTTCAGTTGGTGTTACTAGATTATGGCCAGAAGGTAAAAATGCCGGTATTTCATCCAAGGGTGCTGGTAATTGTATGATTGTGTTCACAAGTTTTTTCCTATTTTGTTTTGCTGCTACTTGGGGGCCAGTTCCTCATGTCATCATCGCAGAGTCTTTTCCTTTAAGAGTGAAAGCAAAATGTATGGCTTTAGCAACTGTATCTAATCAATTGTGGAACTTCTGTATTGGTTTTTTCACTCCATTCATTACCGGCTCCATTAACTTCTACTACGGTTATGTCTTTTTAGGTTGTTTATGTTTGGCATGGCTTTATGTCTTCTTCTTAGTTCCAGAAACTAAGGGGTTAATCTTAGAAGATGTCAATGTTATGTGGGAAGAAGGTGTCTTAGCATGGAAGTCTGCCAATTGGGTCCCACCTTCTCAAAGAGAAGCAGATTATGATATTAACGCTATGGCAACAGATGATAAGCCAATATGGAAAAGAATGTTTGGTAAGTAA